In Myxococcales bacterium, a single window of DNA contains:
- the alaS gene encoding alanine--tRNA ligase yields MSTDNGISPELTKTANDVRASFLSYFAKRGHEVVPSASLVPQSDPTLMFVNAGMVQFKDVFTGKESRPYKRAASSQKCIRISGKHNDLENVGVTARHHTFFEMLGNFSFGDYFKEEAIVSAWELLTKEWRLPEDRLVVTVFGGEDGLAADDEARALWRKVTGMDDSRIVGMGMKDNFWQMGETGPCGPCSEIHVFLGDSPDVSLLGQEPDDKGRGWMEIWNLVFMQYERTLADGAYRLDPLPAPCVDTGSGLERVASVLQGKLSNYDGDLLRALVDKASDISGKRYHASLADDDVSMRVIADHARTAAFLIAEGVFPDRAGREYVLRRVMRRAIRHGHRLGIRAPFLHEVCLETVRLMGGVYPELEARRDLIASVAEQEEVRFRATIDRGLKMLDDEIGSLKDRGSNNISGETAFKLYDTYGFPLDLTEVIAKERGIEVDTAGYEVKLAEQRARSEGSKVGDEAVQDVWREALELVPGRAVKFVGYEREKAEATVVAVAKEGALVDGVSAGDEVTFVCDATPFYGESGGQVGDRDVATTEGGARLVITDTQKPMTGLFVHRATVAEGTLNKGDKVQLTVDHDLRTATRRNHSATHLLHYALRTVLGEQATQKGSLVGPDRLRFDFAYQRALTPEELVRIEDLVNDKIMLDAPVETEVLPIDQARARGATAIFEEKYGDVVRVLTMTKDSVELCGGTHARALGEIGLFKILSDGGVAAGVRRIEAATGKNALAYVRKLESTLKAAAHELRSSPDAVPERAQKLLEHGKELEKEIADLKRKIAMGGGGGGSGGGGFDAMLEGAREIPGGKALSVRVDAADAATLREVAEKLRDKLGEAVVLVGAVQGPKAALVLTVSKGLTAKFKAGDLIKHVVGIIGGSGGGRPDMV; encoded by the coding sequence ATGTCGACCGACAACGGAATTTCTCCCGAGCTCACCAAGACGGCGAACGACGTTCGCGCAAGCTTCCTCTCGTATTTCGCCAAGCGCGGACACGAGGTGGTGCCCAGCGCCTCGCTCGTGCCCCAGAGCGATCCGACGTTGATGTTCGTCAACGCCGGCATGGTGCAGTTCAAGGACGTCTTCACCGGCAAGGAGTCGCGGCCCTACAAGCGAGCCGCCTCGAGCCAGAAGTGCATTCGCATCAGCGGCAAGCACAACGATCTCGAAAACGTCGGCGTGACGGCGCGCCACCACACGTTCTTCGAGATGCTCGGCAACTTCAGCTTCGGCGACTACTTCAAGGAAGAAGCCATCGTGAGCGCCTGGGAGCTTCTCACCAAGGAGTGGCGCCTGCCGGAAGACCGGCTCGTGGTGACGGTCTTCGGCGGTGAAGACGGCCTCGCCGCCGACGACGAAGCGCGCGCCTTGTGGCGCAAAGTCACCGGCATGGACGACTCGCGCATCGTCGGCATGGGCATGAAGGACAACTTCTGGCAGATGGGCGAAACGGGCCCCTGCGGCCCATGCTCCGAGATCCACGTCTTCCTCGGCGACTCGCCCGACGTGTCGCTGCTTGGCCAAGAGCCCGACGACAAGGGCCGCGGCTGGATGGAGATCTGGAACCTCGTCTTCATGCAATACGAGCGCACGCTGGCCGACGGCGCCTACCGGCTCGATCCGTTGCCGGCGCCCTGCGTCGACACCGGCTCAGGCCTCGAGCGCGTCGCCAGCGTCCTTCAGGGCAAGCTCTCGAACTACGACGGCGATTTGCTCCGAGCCCTCGTCGATAAGGCGTCCGACATCAGCGGCAAGCGCTACCACGCGTCGCTCGCCGACGACGACGTCTCGATGCGCGTCATCGCCGACCACGCTCGCACGGCTGCGTTCCTTATCGCCGAGGGCGTGTTTCCGGACCGTGCAGGCCGCGAATATGTCCTTCGCCGTGTCATGCGTCGCGCCATTCGGCACGGTCACCGGCTCGGCATTCGCGCGCCGTTCCTCCACGAGGTGTGCCTCGAGACGGTGCGCCTCATGGGCGGCGTGTACCCGGAGCTGGAGGCGCGGCGCGATCTCATCGCCAGCGTCGCCGAGCAAGAGGAGGTCCGCTTCCGCGCGACCATCGATCGCGGCCTCAAGATGCTCGACGACGAGATCGGCTCGCTGAAGGACCGAGGGAGCAACAACATCAGCGGCGAGACGGCCTTCAAGCTCTACGACACCTACGGCTTTCCCCTCGACCTCACCGAGGTCATCGCCAAGGAGCGAGGCATCGAGGTCGACACCGCCGGCTACGAGGTCAAGCTCGCCGAGCAACGCGCGCGCAGCGAAGGCAGCAAGGTCGGCGACGAGGCTGTGCAAGACGTGTGGCGCGAGGCCCTCGAGCTCGTGCCTGGTCGCGCTGTGAAGTTTGTCGGCTACGAGCGCGAGAAGGCGGAAGCCACGGTGGTCGCGGTGGCCAAAGAAGGTGCCCTCGTCGACGGCGTGTCGGCCGGCGACGAAGTGACCTTCGTCTGCGACGCGACGCCCTTCTACGGCGAGTCCGGCGGCCAGGTCGGCGATCGCGACGTTGCCACCACCGAGGGCGGGGCGCGCCTCGTGATCACTGACACGCAGAAGCCCATGACGGGGCTCTTCGTGCATCGCGCGACGGTGGCGGAGGGAACGCTCAACAAGGGCGACAAGGTCCAGCTCACCGTCGACCACGACCTTCGGACCGCGACGCGACGCAACCACTCGGCCACGCACCTGCTTCACTACGCGCTTCGCACCGTGCTCGGTGAGCAGGCGACGCAGAAGGGCTCGCTCGTTGGCCCCGACCGGTTGCGCTTCGACTTCGCCTACCAGCGCGCGCTCACGCCCGAAGAGCTCGTGCGCATCGAAGATCTGGTCAACGACAAGATCATGCTCGACGCGCCCGTCGAAACGGAAGTGCTGCCCATCGACCAGGCGCGCGCCCGCGGCGCGACAGCGATCTTCGAAGAGAAATACGGCGACGTCGTGCGCGTCCTTACGATGACGAAGGACTCGGTGGAGCTCTGCGGCGGCACGCACGCGCGAGCCCTCGGCGAGATCGGCCTCTTCAAGATCTTGAGCGACGGCGGCGTCGCCGCCGGCGTTCGGCGCATCGAGGCCGCTACGGGAAAGAACGCGCTGGCCTATGTGCGCAAGCTCGAGTCGACGCTCAAGGCGGCGGCGCACGAGCTTCGCTCTTCACCGGACGCAGTGCCGGAGCGCGCGCAGAAGCTCTTGGAGCACGGCAAGGAGCTCGAGAAAGAGATCGCCGACCTGAAGCGCAAGATCGCGATGGGCGGCGGCGGCGGCGGCTCCGGCGGCGGCGGCTTCGACGCCATGCTCGAGGGCGCGCGCGAGATCCCCGGCGGTAAGGCGCTCTCGGTGCGCGTCGACGCGGCCGACGCGGCGACGCTGCGCGAAGTGGCCGAGAAGCTCCGCGACAAACTCGGAGAGGCCGTGGTGCTCGTGGGTGCCGTGCAAGGACCGAAGGCCGCCCTCGTGCTCACCGTCTCGAAGGGACTCACGGCGAAGTTCAAGGCTGGCGATCTCATCAAACATGTCGTCGGCATCATCGGCGGCTCGGGTGGCGGCAGGCCCGACATGGTGTAA
- a CDS encoding radical SAM protein: MSNKDRNGRVYAKERIFEIPEWSTRSSSSAGAATSSSCCEGGACEPAGQALGPGADQSANKTCTVLIEVTDACNLACPVCYSDAKGDKKLPLEAFKTYLSALVEQKGGLDSVQLTGGEALLHPEFWELFTFAVTHPRIKKVYLPTNGLLLRRGDLLERLARHKDKLMVLLQFDALSDAADASLRGATPGRARLLVLARLGELGIHTQLTMTLARGVNLDEVGDVVALALKHEHVKVVAMQPAAYSGRYELDASPMDRLTLSDIVKAIAKSGAARTKETDFVPIPCSHPACGFITLFARRFGLVANIARHVDLARAMDTVAYRTLLSTDELRGALRDSAPNIVQRAAVAIGEKLVRSTDVFTIAIKPFMDRHNYDQDRVESCCHHMLDTKGNLRSFCEYNALLRQTDPFTVPLREALA; encoded by the coding sequence TTGTCGAACAAGGATCGCAACGGTCGCGTGTACGCCAAGGAGCGCATCTTCGAGATCCCCGAGTGGTCGACGCGATCGTCGTCGAGCGCCGGCGCTGCCACTTCCAGCAGCTGCTGCGAGGGCGGCGCGTGCGAGCCCGCGGGGCAGGCGTTGGGGCCCGGCGCGGACCAGTCCGCCAACAAGACGTGCACTGTTCTCATCGAGGTGACCGACGCGTGCAACCTCGCCTGTCCCGTCTGTTACAGCGACGCCAAGGGCGACAAGAAGCTGCCGCTCGAGGCGTTCAAGACGTACCTCTCGGCGCTCGTCGAGCAAAAGGGCGGCCTCGACTCCGTGCAGCTCACGGGCGGCGAGGCGCTCCTCCACCCTGAGTTCTGGGAGCTCTTCACGTTCGCCGTCACGCACCCGCGCATCAAGAAGGTCTACCTGCCGACCAACGGGCTCTTGCTCCGACGCGGCGACCTGCTCGAGAGGCTCGCGCGGCACAAGGACAAGCTCATGGTCCTCCTGCAGTTCGACGCGCTATCGGACGCCGCCGACGCGTCGCTGCGTGGGGCGACGCCCGGTCGCGCGCGCCTCCTTGTGCTGGCGCGCCTCGGCGAGTTGGGGATCCACACGCAGCTCACCATGACGTTGGCCCGCGGCGTCAACCTTGACGAGGTCGGTGACGTCGTCGCCTTGGCCCTCAAGCACGAGCACGTGAAGGTCGTGGCGATGCAGCCGGCGGCGTACTCGGGGCGCTACGAACTCGACGCGAGCCCGATGGACCGGCTCACCCTCTCAGACATCGTCAAGGCCATCGCGAAGAGCGGCGCCGCGCGCACGAAGGAGACCGACTTCGTTCCCATTCCCTGCAGTCACCCTGCGTGCGGCTTCATCACGCTGTTCGCGCGCCGCTTCGGCCTCGTCGCCAACATCGCGCGCCACGTCGACCTGGCGCGCGCCATGGATACGGTGGCATACCGCACGCTCCTCTCCACCGACGAGCTGCGGGGCGCGCTTCGCGACTCAGCGCCCAACATCGTGCAGCGTGCCGCTGTGGCTATCGGTGAGAAGCTCGTCCGCTCGACCGATGTGTTCACCATCGCCATCAAGCCGTTCATGGATCGCCACAACTACGATCAAGACCGCGTCGAGAGCTGCTGCCACCACATGCTCGATACGAAGGGCAACCTCCGCTCGTTCTGCGAATACAACGCGCTCCTCCGCCAGACGGACCCCTTTACCGTGCCCCTCCGCGAGGCGCTCGCTTGA
- a CDS encoding prolipoprotein diacylglyceryl transferase yields the protein MASVLERVLISIDERHYQWGYPVTATVALVLAVLVPTHRHVATAARRHYVVLQALTLLGAIIGAKLAFLAGDLGWPLHHVGWSEVLFSGRSITGGLLGGFLSAELGKRVLAYRELPNDHFAAKLPLSIAIGRVGCVLAGCCAGVPVAPGPLAVVYSDGVARFPAQLIELAFQVAAFGVLAGVVRRGALRGRVFATYMMAYGAFRVVVEAWRVTPKSIAGASGYQWLSLALVMAGAYSFAWYSRAARRAPAIHTE from the coding sequence GTGGCCTCCGTCTTGGAGCGCGTCCTGATTTCCATCGACGAGCGCCACTACCAGTGGGGGTACCCCGTCACGGCGACCGTCGCGTTGGTGCTCGCGGTCCTCGTGCCGACGCACCGGCACGTGGCGACGGCAGCGCGGCGGCACTACGTCGTGCTCCAAGCGCTGACGCTCCTCGGCGCCATCATCGGCGCGAAGCTCGCCTTCCTGGCTGGCGATCTCGGCTGGCCCCTCCATCACGTGGGCTGGTCCGAAGTGCTGTTCTCGGGGCGTTCGATCACGGGCGGACTCCTCGGCGGCTTTCTTTCGGCGGAGCTTGGCAAGCGTGTGCTCGCCTATCGCGAACTCCCAAACGACCACTTCGCCGCCAAGTTGCCGCTCTCGATTGCCATCGGTCGCGTCGGTTGCGTTCTCGCGGGCTGCTGCGCCGGCGTGCCCGTGGCCCCGGGCCCGCTCGCGGTCGTCTACTCCGATGGCGTCGCGCGCTTCCCGGCGCAGCTCATCGAGCTCGCGTTTCAGGTGGCGGCCTTCGGCGTTCTCGCGGGCGTCGTCCGCCGCGGCGCGCTGCGAGGCCGGGTCTTCGCCACGTACATGATGGCGTACGGAGCCTTTCGCGTCGTCGTCGAGGCGTGGCGCGTAACCCCCAAGTCCATCGCCGGCGCCTCTGGCTACCAGTGGCTTTCGCTCGCCTTGGTGATGGCCGGTGCCTACTCCTTTGCGTGGTACTCTCGCGCCGCACGGCGAGCCCCAGCGATCCATACCGAATGA
- a CDS encoding sterol desaturase family protein → MIWFLVTFVGFAVLAPLAVWLERRAGAPARPKSALRVDLAFWLITPLFTGTLARLFTFGVVGLIGVAFGFGTDGPGFLARIERAMPFGRMPWALSFVLAVVFADFVGYLSHRLRHRGPFWRAHAVHHAPRDLVALSAARLHPLDEMLDAVLVGVAVLFVGFPIGVFAALGPAFFLHTLLLHARLPWTFGPLRFVFVSPLNHRRHHAREQRLANFAGVLSLFDVLFGTFDDAPALATGLSGPGADREVDRVGHWLVRPFKTSS, encoded by the coding sequence TTGATTTGGTTCCTCGTCACATTCGTGGGCTTCGCGGTGCTCGCCCCGTTGGCCGTGTGGCTCGAGCGTCGCGCGGGGGCGCCGGCGCGGCCGAAGAGCGCGCTCCGCGTCGACCTCGCGTTTTGGCTCATCACGCCGCTCTTCACGGGGACGCTCGCCAGGCTCTTCACCTTCGGCGTCGTGGGGCTCATCGGCGTGGCCTTCGGCTTCGGCACCGACGGGCCGGGCTTCCTCGCGCGCATCGAACGCGCGATGCCCTTCGGCCGGATGCCTTGGGCTCTGTCGTTCGTCCTTGCCGTCGTCTTCGCCGACTTCGTCGGGTACCTGAGCCATCGGCTCCGCCACCGCGGTCCCTTCTGGCGCGCCCACGCGGTGCATCACGCGCCGCGCGACTTGGTCGCGCTCTCGGCGGCTCGTCTGCACCCGCTCGATGAGATGCTCGACGCGGTGCTCGTCGGCGTGGCCGTGCTCTTCGTGGGCTTCCCCATCGGAGTCTTCGCCGCGCTCGGGCCCGCCTTCTTTCTGCATACGCTCCTCCTTCACGCGCGCCTTCCCTGGACCTTCGGGCCGCTTCGCTTCGTCTTCGTTTCGCCTCTGAACCATCGGCGTCACCACGCGAGAGAGCAGCGCCTCGCGAACTTCGCGGGCGTGCTCTCGCTCTTCGACGTGCTCTTCGGGACGTTCGACGACGCCCCAGCGCTCGCGACGGGCCTCAGCGGACCAGGGGCCGATCGCGAGGTGGACCGCGTGGGGCACTGGCTGGTCCGCCCGTTCAAGACCTCGTCGTGA
- a CDS encoding SUMF1/EgtB/PvdO family nonheme iron enzyme, whose product MPVPRAALVLATSTTLEPASASSIDAGSGAAARLGTSVATSPCGEMVHVHGDYCPTVEHKCLAWLDPPGDRYEHFRCARYARPATCKAPRRSLDFCIARTEEHDPGTLVPVNRASWTEATRICRAQGARLCTASEWQFACEGEEMRPYAYGFERDSSACNVDIAAGLGRVGRLVDHRVAVGSKPRCTSAFGVFDMAGNVDEWVTLEGLPRGTREVMKGSWWIPGKHTCRAQQAGHGDSYGGTETGVRCCRDSNATLASR is encoded by the coding sequence GTGCCGGTGCCGCGCGCGGCGCTCGTGCTGGCGACGTCGACGACGCTCGAGCCAGCTTCCGCGTCGTCCATCGACGCGGGGTCGGGCGCAGCCGCGCGGCTTGGCACTTCGGTCGCAACTTCGCCGTGTGGCGAGATGGTCCACGTTCACGGCGACTACTGCCCGACCGTCGAGCACAAGTGCCTCGCGTGGCTCGACCCGCCGGGCGACCGCTACGAGCACTTCCGCTGCGCGCGTTACGCTCGGCCGGCGACCTGCAAGGCGCCGCGGCGCTCACTCGACTTTTGCATCGCGCGCACGGAAGAGCACGATCCGGGGACGCTCGTGCCGGTCAATCGCGCGTCGTGGACCGAGGCGACGCGCATCTGCCGCGCCCAAGGCGCGCGCCTGTGCACTGCGTCCGAATGGCAGTTCGCGTGCGAAGGCGAAGAGATGCGGCCTTACGCCTACGGCTTCGAACGTGACTCGTCCGCGTGCAACGTCGACATCGCCGCGGGCCTCGGACGCGTGGGGCGGCTCGTCGACCATCGCGTGGCTGTGGGCTCCAAGCCGCGATGCACGAGCGCCTTCGGGGTCTTCGACATGGCGGGCAACGTGGACGAGTGGGTGACGCTCGAGGGGCTGCCGCGCGGCACGCGCGAGGTCATGAAGGGCTCTTGGTGGATACCCGGCAAGCACACCTGCCGAGCGCAGCAGGCCGGCCACGGCGACAGCTATGGAGGCACAGAGACGGGCGTGCGTTGCTGCCGCGACAGCAACGCGACGTTGGCCAGTCGTTAG
- a CDS encoding pyridoxal phosphate-dependent aminotransferase, giving the protein MERSPYSAAVNSHPFDAITLAELRQRQSAKWRVYGDDVLPAWVAEMDYPLAEPITRALHDAISKHDCGYAYPGDLGAGYAAWAKGAYGWVVDGADVKVVPDVMTGVSELLRVATAPGDAIVIDPPVYSPFASTVRELGRTLVQVPLATDNGRPCLDLEGLGRAFAAGARMHLLCSPQNPTGIVHHRASLEALAKLADQHGVLVVSDEIHAPLTLSGAAHVPFATVSEAAARRGITLASASKAWNLAGLKAALVIATSPEARDVVARLPPELPYHAGHLGVLAAKAAFRDGADWLASARAILERNRALLGELLAKELPEVAYRPPEAGYLTWLDCRALKLTRDPSRVFLERGKVALSPGPTFGPGGQGFARLNIATSRALLEEAVSRMARAVSEERLTPS; this is encoded by the coding sequence CTGGAAAGATCGCCCTATAGTGCGGCCGTGAACAGTCACCCCTTCGACGCCATCACCCTCGCCGAGCTTCGGCAACGCCAGAGCGCCAAATGGCGCGTCTACGGCGACGACGTCTTGCCCGCGTGGGTCGCCGAGATGGACTACCCGCTCGCCGAACCGATCACGCGCGCGCTGCACGACGCCATCTCCAAGCACGACTGCGGCTACGCGTACCCCGGCGATCTCGGCGCGGGCTACGCGGCATGGGCCAAGGGCGCCTACGGTTGGGTCGTCGACGGCGCGGACGTGAAGGTCGTGCCCGATGTGATGACTGGCGTCTCGGAGCTCTTGCGCGTGGCCACCGCGCCCGGCGACGCCATCGTGATCGATCCGCCCGTCTACTCGCCCTTCGCCTCGACGGTCCGCGAGCTCGGTCGCACGCTCGTTCAAGTGCCGCTCGCCACCGACAACGGCCGCCCGTGCCTCGACCTCGAAGGCCTTGGTCGAGCGTTCGCCGCCGGCGCTCGCATGCACCTCCTCTGCTCACCCCAAAACCCGACGGGCATCGTTCATCACCGCGCGTCGCTCGAGGCCCTCGCGAAGCTCGCCGATCAGCATGGCGTCCTCGTCGTCTCCGACGAGATCCACGCGCCGCTCACGCTCAGCGGCGCGGCACACGTGCCCTTCGCCACGGTGTCGGAGGCCGCCGCGCGGCGCGGCATCACGCTGGCGAGCGCGTCGAAGGCGTGGAACTTGGCGGGCCTGAAGGCGGCGCTCGTGATCGCGACGTCGCCGGAGGCGCGAGACGTCGTGGCGCGACTGCCGCCCGAGCTCCCCTACCACGCAGGGCACTTGGGGGTGCTCGCCGCCAAGGCCGCCTTCCGCGACGGCGCCGATTGGCTCGCGAGCGCGCGCGCGATCTTGGAGCGCAACCGGGCGCTCCTCGGCGAGCTCCTCGCGAAAGAGCTCCCGGAGGTCGCTTACCGCCCGCCGGAGGCCGGCTACCTCACGTGGCTCGATTGCCGCGCGCTCAAGCTGACGCGCGACCCGTCGCGCGTCTTTCTTGAACGAGGCAAGGTCGCGCTCTCGCCCGGCCCAACGTTTGGCCCCGGCGGCCAAGGCTTCGCGCGCCTCAACATCGCGACGTCGCGCGCGCTCCTTGAAGAGGCCGTCTCTCGCATGGCGCGCGCCGTCTCCGAAGAGAGGCTCACGCCTTCTTGA
- a CDS encoding serine/threonine protein kinase codes for MEQGPISGATSARGTAFAFESGEHTRAKPHSDVPDPSFDELPESDRYDFSAVLGEGGMGEVRLCVDRRVRRPVAMKLIRPERAALKQDRAQFVREVLAQAQLEHPAIVPVYDMGTDETGSLYFTMRRVQGLTLEQIIKGLRNDGDAAPPDHSQHRLLVAFESVCLAVHYAHMRAVFHCDIKPANIMLGSFGEVYVLDWGIAAHADPDRDVSSNSGGGTPGYMAPEQIRQQPIDARTDVYGLGATLFELLTHRPLHRGTRAQLLERTLVGKPVRPSAAAPDLDIAPELDAICMKATACDPSERYATVKELHDALDAYMAGDRDLALRRAMSEKHATIAQAFRERAQKGGEGAIEARSQALSSVGRALAFDPENAAALRTLVSLMTEGPKEMPRTRAPRCTAPSAAFNGRAPSRARWGSSRGFCSCRSSTSRASARSRRSWPTRSRGAPPAASSWPSPSSRGPTAIRTSSSRSWARWPSA; via the coding sequence GTGGAACAGGGACCGATCTCCGGAGCGACCTCCGCTCGCGGGACAGCGTTCGCCTTCGAATCCGGCGAGCACACGCGGGCCAAGCCCCACAGCGACGTGCCCGACCCCAGCTTCGACGAGCTGCCCGAAAGCGATCGCTACGACTTCTCCGCCGTCCTCGGCGAAGGCGGAATGGGCGAGGTTCGCCTCTGCGTGGACCGGCGCGTCCGCCGGCCCGTTGCCATGAAGCTGATCCGTCCCGAGCGCGCCGCGCTCAAGCAGGACCGCGCTCAGTTCGTGCGTGAGGTGCTCGCGCAGGCCCAGCTCGAGCACCCGGCCATCGTCCCCGTCTACGACATGGGGACCGACGAGACGGGCTCGCTCTACTTCACGATGCGCCGCGTGCAGGGCCTCACCCTCGAGCAAATCATCAAGGGCCTCCGGAACGACGGCGACGCCGCGCCGCCAGACCACAGCCAACATCGCCTGCTCGTCGCCTTCGAGAGCGTGTGCCTCGCGGTCCACTACGCACACATGCGCGCGGTTTTTCACTGCGACATCAAGCCAGCCAACATCATGCTCGGCTCGTTCGGTGAGGTCTACGTCCTCGACTGGGGTATCGCTGCGCACGCCGACCCGGATCGCGACGTCAGCTCGAACTCGGGCGGCGGGACGCCTGGGTACATGGCACCGGAGCAAATTCGCCAACAGCCCATCGACGCTAGGACCGACGTCTACGGTCTCGGCGCGACGCTCTTCGAATTGCTCACGCACCGCCCCCTCCACCGCGGCACGCGGGCCCAACTGCTCGAGCGAACCCTCGTGGGCAAGCCCGTGCGACCGTCGGCCGCGGCGCCCGACCTCGACATCGCGCCGGAGCTCGACGCCATCTGCATGAAGGCGACGGCGTGCGATCCGAGCGAGCGATACGCCACCGTGAAGGAGCTTCACGACGCGCTCGACGCGTACATGGCAGGGGACCGCGATCTGGCGCTCCGGCGGGCGATGTCCGAGAAGCACGCGACCATCGCCCAGGCGTTCCGCGAACGCGCCCAGAAGGGCGGCGAGGGTGCCATTGAGGCCCGCAGCCAGGCGCTCTCGTCGGTCGGTCGCGCCTTGGCCTTCGATCCGGAGAACGCGGCGGCGCTTCGCACCCTCGTCTCGCTCATGACGGAGGGCCCCAAGGAGATGCCAAGGACGCGCGCGCCGAGATGCACGGCGCCGAGCGCAGCTTTCAACGGACGCGCGCCGTCGCGGGCGCGCTGGGGTTCTTCGCGTGGGTTTTGCTCCTGCCGGTCTTCTACCTCGCGGGCATCGGCACGCTCGAGGCGCTCTTGGCCAACGCGTTCACGTGGAGCGCCGCCGGCAGCGTCCTCGTGGCCGTCGCCATCAAGCCGCGGCCCGACGGCTATTCGCACGTCGTCGAGCCGATCTTGGGCGCGTTGGCCGTCAGCATGA
- a CDS encoding MaoC family dehydratase N-terminal domain-containing protein produces the protein MALDLQARGKVTEAHRFTYTWKDAVLYALGIGARKDELDYLFEGRGPKVFPSFAVVPEFAPMFEALRMTNANFEMVVFGGERVRVHKPFAPSATVVSRSTVRGIYDMKKMAQVVIDTAIESESGEALATTTSSIICRGEGGFGGEPPPREDTGISLPPSDTTPDFHIEQQTSPEQALLYRLSGDVNPLHADPEFAKTVGFERGPILHGLATYGHMVRHAILGACGGDARKLTAFECQFRKPVWPGDTLVTDGYIVAPGKIAMRVSVKERQENVVSGAWATFSA, from the coding sequence ATGGCGCTCGACCTACAGGCTCGCGGGAAAGTCACGGAAGCCCACCGATTCACGTACACGTGGAAGGACGCAGTCCTCTACGCGCTCGGCATCGGCGCGCGCAAAGATGAGCTCGACTACCTCTTCGAGGGTCGCGGCCCGAAGGTCTTCCCGAGCTTCGCCGTCGTGCCCGAGTTCGCGCCGATGTTCGAGGCGCTGCGGATGACCAACGCGAACTTCGAGATGGTCGTCTTTGGCGGCGAGCGCGTGCGCGTGCACAAGCCCTTCGCGCCGAGCGCCACGGTCGTGTCGCGCTCGACGGTCCGCGGCATCTACGACATGAAGAAGATGGCGCAGGTCGTCATCGACACGGCCATCGAGTCGGAGAGCGGCGAAGCGTTGGCGACGACCACGTCGTCGATCATCTGCCGCGGCGAAGGCGGCTTTGGTGGCGAGCCCCCGCCGCGCGAAGACACCGGCATCAGCCTTCCGCCGAGCGACACGACGCCCGACTTCCACATCGAGCAGCAGACGAGCCCCGAGCAGGCGCTCCTCTATCGCCTCTCGGGCGACGTGAACCCGCTCCACGCCGATCCGGAGTTTGCGAAGACCGTCGGCTTCGAGCGCGGCCCCATCCTGCACGGCCTCGCGACGTACGGGCACATGGTTCGCCACGCGATCCTCGGCGCCTGCGGCGGCGACGCGCGGAAGCTCACGGCCTTCGAGTGTCAGTTCCGCAAGCCCGTGTGGCCCGGCGACACGCTCGTCACCGACGGGTACATCGTCGCGCCAGGAAAGATCGCGATGCGCGTCAGCGTGAAGGAGCGCCAGGAGAACGTCGTCAGCGGCGCCTGGGCGACGTTCTCGGCGTAG
- a CDS encoding tetratricopeptide repeat protein translates to MTDQTTARDPIEEPLAEALAVVERGDAEGAVRMLQSLLQRFPKSGRAWLALGAIWTDPLKNAEGAVESFTNATILDPQHQVASVALFHGLIAVNRFDGALAEAQRFLALHEAGVPLDSDHLATYRDIVSDPEGMKRDLLAHGYLGSRPAVASSDRGR, encoded by the coding sequence ATGACTGATCAGACCACTGCTCGTGATCCGATTGAGGAGCCGCTCGCCGAGGCGTTGGCCGTGGTTGAACGCGGCGACGCGGAGGGAGCCGTTCGGATGCTCCAGAGCCTTCTGCAGCGCTTTCCCAAGAGCGGTCGCGCTTGGCTCGCCCTTGGGGCTATCTGGACGGACCCCCTCAAGAACGCGGAGGGCGCAGTTGAGTCGTTCACGAACGCGACAATCCTTGACCCTCAGCACCAAGTCGCGTCAGTGGCCCTCTTTCATGGCCTCATCGCCGTCAATCGCTTTGATGGGGCTCTGGCCGAGGCGCAGCGGTTCCTGGCACTTCATGAAGCCGGCGTGCCCTTGGACTCGGACCACCTCGCGACGTACCGTGACATCGTCAGCGACCCCGAGGGCATGAAGCGAGACCTGCTCGCGCATGGCTACCTCGGGAGTCGCCCGGCCGTCGCAAGCAGCGACCGGGGTCGGTGA